Proteins found in one Neofelis nebulosa isolate mNeoNeb1 chromosome 3, mNeoNeb1.pri, whole genome shotgun sequence genomic segment:
- the TRAM1L1 gene encoding translocating chain-associated membrane protein 1-like 1, whose translation MAFRKKSTKNPPVLSHEFILQNHADLVACVGMFFVLGLMFEGTAEASIVFITLQHSVTFPAAEDRATESKFLYYYGIKDLATVFFYMLVAIIIHATIQEYVLDKINRRMQFPKPKQSKFNESGQFSVFYLVSCIWGTFILISENCLADPTLLWRAHPHNMMTFQMKFFYISQLAYWFHAFPELYFQRTKKQDIPRQLVYIGLHLFHIAGAYLLYLNHLGLVLLMMHYFVELLSHICDLFYFSDEKYQKEVSLWAIVFILGRLVTLIVSVLTVGFHLAGGQNRNPDGITGNVNVLAAKIAVLSSSCTIQAYITWNLFNVQLQRWMEEDATLQAPSVKKKRTKGRSSRKGTENGVAASHRVDSPHKKKEKSS comes from the coding sequence ATGGCGTTTCGTAAGAAGAGCACCAAGAACCCCCCAGTCCTGAGCCACGAATTCATCCTGCAGAATCATGCGGACCTCGTCGCCTGTGTGGGGATGTTCTTCGTGCTGGGGCTTATGTTCGAGGGAACAGCAGAAGCGTCTATCGTTTTTATTACTCTTCAGCACAGCGTTACCTTCCCTGCAGCAGAAGACCGAGCCACAGAATCAAAGTTCCTTTACTATTACGGCATCAAAGACCTGGCCACGGTTTTCTTTTACATGCTAGTGGCAATCATCATTCACGCCACAATTCAGGAGTATGTGTTGGATAAAATTAACAGGCGAATGCAGTTCCCCAAACCGAAACAAAGCAAATTTAATGAATCTGGTCAGTTCAGTGTATTCTACCTTGTCTCTTGTATTTGGGGCACATTCATTCTAATTTCTGAAAACTGTCTGGCAGACCCAACTCTCTTATGGAGGGCTCATCCCCATAATATGATGACATTTCAGATGAAGTTTTTCTACATATCACAGTTGGCTTACTGGTTTCATGCCTTCCCCGAACTCTATTTCCAGAGAACCAAAAAGCAAGATATCCCTCGTCAACTTGTCTACATTGGCCTTCACCTCTTTCACATTGCTGGAGCTTACCTCTTGTACTTGAACCATCTAGGACTCGTTCTCTTGATGATGCATTATTTCGTGGAATTACTTTCCCACATTTGTGACCTGTTTTATTTTAGCGATGAAAAGTATCAGAAAGAGGTTTCTCTATGGGcaattgtgtttattttgggTCGACTTGTGACTTTAATTGTTTCTGTACTGACTGTTGGCTTTCACCTGGCCGGAGGGCAGAATCGGAATCCGGATGGCATTACTGGGAACGTAAATGTGTTGGCAGCTAAAATTGCTGTTCTGTCCTCCAGTTGCACTATCCAGGCATACATAACATGgaatttatttaatgttcaaCTTCAGAGGTGGATGGAGGAAGATGCTACTCTTCAGGCCCCAAGTGTGAAGAAGAAACGGACCAAAGGGAGGTCTTCtagaaaagggacagaaaatggTGTGGCAGCTTCACACAGAGTAGACTCTCcccataaaaagaaagagaaatcttcaTAA